A single genomic interval of Spinacia oleracea cultivar Varoflay chromosome 6, BTI_SOV_V1, whole genome shotgun sequence harbors:
- the LOC110781902 gene encoding uncharacterized protein yields MSDLIPIETNSVKCEYKMDQIKLKETWPAWLPYAWSIHTLTDNPNIKHYSNSRGRRFFSEEEALRFLTEQSKKKVKPNKINRKIVQVNDKSEEIAPQLEGLVWQTPKWPEWLPQDWYIEQSHDNPNDQYFCSPKWRKFRSKDEVLHYLNPNSKKMMPKKPRKKRVQKA; encoded by the exons ATGAGTGATTTAATTCCAATAGAAACCAATAGCGTTAAGTGTGAGTACAAAATGGATCAGATAAAACTCAAAGAAACATGGCCCGCTTGGCTTCCATATGCCTGGTCCATCCATACACTCACCGATAATCCAAATATCAAG CATTATTCCAATTCGAGAGGGAGAaggtttttctccgaggaggaGGCTCTTCGATTTCTTACAGAACAATCAAAGAAAAAGGTGAAGcccaacaaaatcaacaggaaaATTGTTCAAGTTAATG ATAAAAGTGAAGAAATTGCACCACAACTAGAAGGGCTTGTTTGGCAAACACCAAAGTGGCCTGAATGGCTGCCACAAGACTGGTACATAGAGCAAAGTCATGATAACCCTAATGATCAG TATTTCTGTAGTCCAAAATGGAGGAAGTTTAGAAGCAAGGACGAGGTTCTCCATTATCTGAATCCTAATTCGAAGAAGATGATGCCCAAGAAACCAAGGAAGAAGAGGGTTCAAAAGgcttaa
- the LOC110781938 gene encoding methyl-CpG-binding domain-containing protein 5: protein MEELNSVNVIDLDDFQPDPLLKPGAFIDPNPTVIGTSFTVDPVVMASPPPISDKKSAGPSSNGNSKPVKSTASPAAAAVDADQLPDWMPPGWTMEHRVRASGASAGSRDKYYREPGTSRKFRSKKEVMHYLETGTLLKRKNIDDAGGSPVNESATPKRKKSEPKVKVSLKNFNFDDIPAKVKWVLTDIYEGSWRPLTNGVDRVPESAKQEWTAAYTYLTIQNGGKAAITAFV, encoded by the exons aTGGAAGAACTCAACTCAGTTAATGTTATCGATCTCGACGATTTTCAACCCGACCCGCTTCTCAAACCCGGAGCATTCATTGATCCCAACCCCACTGTTATCGGGACCTCTTTCACCGTTGATCCTGTTGTCATGGCTTCACCACCGCCGATTTCCGATAAAAAGTCCGCAGGACCCTCTTCTAACGGGAACTCCAAACCCGTCAAATCCACCGCCTCCCCTGCTGCTGCTGCGGTGGATGCCGATCAGTTGCCTGATTGGATGCCTCCTGGTTGGACAATGGAACATCGTGTTAGGGCATCTGGTGCTTCTGCTGGTTCTCGAGATAAG TATTATCGGGAGCCAGGGACAAGTCGTAAGTTTAGGTCAAAGAAGGAGGTGATGCACTATCTTGAAACAGGAACTCTCTTGAAGAGAAAGAACATAGACGATGCTGGCGGTTCA CCCGTGAATGAGTCTGCTACCCCAAAGCGAAAGAAATCTGAGCCAAAGGTGAAAGTTTCTTTGAAGAACTTCAACTTTGATGATATCCCGGCGAAGGTGAAATGGGTGTTGACTGATATCTATGAAGGGTCATGGAGACCCTTAACCAATGGTGTTGATAGGGTTCCGGAATCTGCTAAGCAAGAATGGACTGCAGCTTATACATATCTCACAATACAAAATGGTGGCAAGGCAGCTATCACAGCATTCGTCTGA